In the Candidatus Nitrospira nitrificans genome, one interval contains:
- a CDS encoding B12-binding domain-containing radical SAM protein: MGFPPIGIMSLASVIKQAGHECVMFDQANPDTPNQVIVDQINREQPALVGLSFLSTTSYPYAKMLAREIRATNRTVKLAFGGVFASLNASLVKLQCPEVDFVCRGDGEQLLLDLLANFENPQDVASLTWMKNGQVIQNPNRAMERQLDQWPFPDRESLKLDYVESMPLDVPVVLSMDRFTTMQTSRGCPWPCIFCDIPIFNEGKWRARSPQHVVAEMKHLEALGYKSVGFVDDHFLLQPKRIEAICNGIMDEKLTIRWGIEGRVDSVAQHLFPAMAKANCRAMMFGIESGSQRILDRLKKEQTLDQVTTAVKNAKKAGVEIVHGFFTVGNPDETIEDMNATFDFASRLPLDTFGFNRLCVYRGTPLWQEYVKRGLVNETTDWYKYFKCSEIDPTCLSGETINRVRQAGIKKLFLYKLLHYPLQTFQLLRRFLRHMAVRDVAYLLLKPFMGQKKGATKAEVVSRLVEHADMKDAAAQLTQVADDMLHNVFEASRLERLRIQQAAEGSRELPMVQSR, from the coding sequence ATGGGATTTCCTCCCATCGGTATCATGTCGCTGGCGTCGGTCATCAAGCAGGCGGGGCATGAATGCGTGATGTTCGACCAGGCCAACCCTGACACCCCGAACCAGGTTATCGTCGACCAAATTAATCGAGAGCAACCGGCGCTCGTCGGCCTCAGTTTTCTCAGCACGACCAGCTATCCCTATGCCAAGATGCTGGCGCGGGAGATTCGTGCGACCAACCGGACTGTCAAACTCGCGTTCGGCGGCGTGTTTGCCAGCCTGAACGCGTCTTTGGTGAAATTGCAATGCCCGGAAGTCGACTTTGTCTGTCGTGGAGACGGCGAGCAGTTGCTGCTCGATCTGCTGGCAAACTTCGAGAACCCCCAAGATGTCGCCAGTCTGACCTGGATGAAGAATGGACAGGTCATCCAAAATCCAAACCGCGCCATGGAACGGCAGCTCGATCAGTGGCCATTCCCGGATCGCGAAAGCCTGAAGCTCGACTATGTCGAGTCCATGCCGCTGGACGTCCCGGTCGTGCTCTCGATGGATCGGTTCACCACGATGCAAACCTCCCGGGGGTGCCCCTGGCCCTGTATTTTCTGCGACATTCCGATCTTCAACGAAGGAAAGTGGCGAGCCCGCAGCCCCCAACATGTCGTCGCGGAGATGAAGCATCTCGAAGCGCTTGGCTATAAATCCGTCGGGTTTGTCGACGATCATTTTCTGCTGCAGCCCAAGCGGATCGAGGCGATTTGTAACGGGATCATGGATGAAAAACTCACGATCCGGTGGGGCATCGAGGGGCGCGTGGATTCCGTCGCTCAACATCTCTTCCCGGCCATGGCCAAGGCCAATTGCCGCGCCATGATGTTCGGAATCGAGAGCGGCAGCCAGAGGATTCTCGATCGGTTGAAGAAGGAACAGACGCTGGACCAGGTGACGACCGCGGTGAAGAACGCGAAAAAGGCCGGTGTGGAGATCGTGCACGGATTCTTTACTGTCGGGAATCCTGACGAGACGATCGAGGACATGAACGCCACCTTCGATTTCGCATCAAGACTTCCGCTCGATACCTTTGGTTTCAATCGTCTCTGTGTCTATCGAGGCACCCCCTTGTGGCAGGAATATGTGAAACGCGGGCTGGTGAACGAAACCACGGATTGGTACAAATATTTCAAATGTTCAGAAATTGATCCGACCTGTCTCTCCGGCGAAACGATCAACCGTGTGCGACAGGCCGGGATTAAAAAGCTCTTTCTCTATAAGCTCCTCCATTACCCGCTCCAGACCTTTCAGCTCCTCCGTCGTTTCTTGCGGCACATGGCGGTGCGGGACGTGGCCTATCTTCTCCTCAAGCCGTTCATGGGCCAAAAGAAAGGAGCCACCAAAGCCGAAGTGGTGTCGCGCTTGGTCGAGCACGCCGACATGAAAGATGCGGCGGCCCAGCTGACCCAAGTGGCGGACGACATGCTCCACAATGTATTTGAAGCCTCGCGCCTCGAACGCTTGCGGATTCAGCAAGCGGCCGAAGGGTCACGCGAACTGCCGATGGTCCAAAGCAGGTAA
- the mazF gene encoding endoribonuclease MazF, whose product MKKSDYVPDRGDIVWLQFNPQSGHEQAGHRPALVLSPASYNRVSGLMLCCPMTSHKKGYPFEVVVSDDAYQTSVVLADQVKSLDWKTRKAVKKGTASSNMVMETLSKLQTLL is encoded by the coding sequence ATGAAGAAGTCGGACTATGTTCCTGACCGAGGGGATATCGTATGGTTGCAATTCAACCCCCAATCCGGTCACGAACAGGCTGGACACCGGCCTGCGCTTGTGCTCTCACCCGCCAGTTATAATCGAGTCAGCGGGTTGATGCTCTGCTGCCCCATGACCAGCCACAAGAAGGGTTATCCGTTCGAAGTCGTCGTCAGCGACGATGCTTATCAAACAAGTGTGGTATTGGCAGATCAGGTCAAGAGCTTGGATTGGAAAACTCGCAAAGCCGTAAAGAAAGGGACTGCATCGTCAAACATGGTGATGGAAACGCTGAGTAAGCTCCAGACATTGCTATAG
- a CDS encoding outer membrane protein codes for MISRKTSSILGLVLWMGLLVYPTDGSAEWYADAYAGAVWTPNSDLTVTSSLGTATIYQGLDVHNNWTAGARGGYWLDNKKMDWLGFGLDFFFFHLKTPPGQQVGVTSNGGTTTQFAHWSLPAFGIGFDVLRLRIPLLRDEQFIHGRVQPYIAAGPTVFITYAGQNDFVQPSGQSSTDVSVGAKVDGGVLVMVTKRIGAFAQYRFTHFTSKLDYVNTTPAPAAETFTTSYNTHHVIAGVSVNF; via the coding sequence ATGATCTCTCGAAAGACCAGCAGCATTCTTGGCCTCGTGTTGTGGATGGGACTTCTGGTGTATCCAACGGATGGGTCAGCTGAATGGTATGCCGATGCTTATGCTGGGGCCGTCTGGACCCCGAACTCGGACCTGACTGTGACCAGTTCGTTGGGAACCGCGACAATCTACCAAGGGCTTGATGTCCACAATAATTGGACGGCCGGCGCTCGTGGGGGATATTGGCTGGATAATAAAAAGATGGACTGGCTTGGATTCGGGTTGGACTTTTTCTTCTTCCACCTCAAGACGCCTCCAGGACAACAAGTGGGCGTGACCAGTAACGGCGGGACTACCACACAATTCGCCCATTGGAGTCTGCCGGCATTTGGAATTGGTTTTGACGTGCTCCGTCTGCGGATTCCGCTCCTTCGGGACGAACAATTCATCCATGGACGCGTGCAGCCGTATATTGCCGCCGGGCCAACGGTGTTCATCACCTACGCGGGGCAGAACGATTTTGTTCAGCCGAGCGGACAAAGCTCCACCGACGTTTCTGTCGGCGCTAAAGTCGATGGAGGTGTACTCGTCATGGTCACGAAACGGATCGGGGCATTTGCGCAATATCGTTTCACTCACTTCACCAGTAAATTGGATTATGTGAATACTACGCCGGCTCCTGCCGCTGAAACATTCACGACGAGCTACAACACACATCATGTCATCGCAGGGGTCTCCGTGAACTTCTGA
- a CDS encoding ParB/RepB/Spo0J family partition protein: protein MKKPMTATLDLTALDRTAPAPAPAPDPIAKERTVTAEVLGRPLQIPVKDIDEDPGQPRQEFRAESMEELENSIRLHGVKTPISIRPHPTEQKRWILNFGARRLRASKAVGKATIPAFVDRSHTDYQQVIENLQREDLKPRELAIFIKRKMDEGEKQAQIAELLGVNRSMVTNHLALIDPPACIDEIYTSGKCSSAKTLYDLRNLYKEFPKEVERWCAAAQEITRATVSALSAKLRGPHKQKIASPKVEQASEGKTLNPAATMPSLIVIFQDRSGTVDLHNAPQQPNHLIVNFADGKQEEVSARQCQIEQIIFQ from the coding sequence ATGAAAAAACCAATGACCGCGACGTTGGATCTCACCGCTCTCGACCGTACCGCTCCTGCTCCCGCTCCCGCGCCAGATCCGATCGCCAAAGAACGGACCGTGACAGCGGAAGTTTTAGGGCGTCCGCTTCAAATCCCAGTCAAGGATATTGACGAAGATCCCGGGCAGCCACGTCAAGAATTCCGCGCGGAGAGCATGGAGGAATTGGAGAATAGCATCAGGCTGCATGGCGTTAAAACGCCGATCTCCATTCGTCCGCACCCCACGGAGCAGAAGCGATGGATTCTGAATTTCGGTGCGCGACGGCTCAGAGCTTCGAAAGCCGTGGGGAAAGCCACGATTCCAGCATTCGTCGATCGGTCGCATACCGACTATCAGCAAGTCATTGAGAATTTGCAGCGGGAGGATCTGAAGCCGCGTGAGCTGGCGATATTTATCAAAAGAAAGATGGACGAGGGGGAGAAGCAGGCCCAAATTGCCGAACTCCTTGGCGTGAATCGGTCCATGGTCACGAATCATTTAGCGCTTATCGATCCCCCGGCCTGCATCGATGAGATCTACACGTCAGGGAAATGTTCATCCGCCAAGACGCTCTACGACTTGCGAAATCTCTATAAGGAGTTTCCCAAAGAAGTCGAACGGTGGTGTGCCGCCGCTCAAGAGATTACGCGCGCGACTGTGTCGGCCTTATCCGCAAAACTCAGAGGTCCACATAAACAAAAAATTGCCTCGCCGAAAGTGGAGCAGGCGAGCGAGGGGAAGACGCTCAATCCAGCGGCAACGATGCCGTCGTTGATCGTCATCTTTCAGGATCGATCGGGCACCGTGGACTTGCATAATGCACCTCAACAGCCCAACCACCTGATCGTCAATTTTGCGGATGGGAAGCAAGAAGAAGTGTCAGCTCGGCAATGTCAAATTGAACAGATTATTTTCCAGTAA
- a CDS encoding phosphatase PAP2 family protein, translated as MTWDESLFLAINGLAGRSAVADHFFLQIGNRSMLYLPGACAIAYWIWVNRREAFLGGPVLGAAVGLADFFGGQLKWVFERVRPCRALTDAVKIEPSGCGGLFSFPSNHAANTAAIAGFLQVLYPKSGWVTWPIVGLIGFARVYVGAHYVTDVLGGWVLGGMLGGGAAWALLQWPRFRNKPVSAATTATIEDAQARL; from the coding sequence ATGACTTGGGACGAATCTCTCTTCCTTGCCATCAACGGTTTGGCGGGCCGGTCGGCAGTGGCTGATCACTTCTTCCTCCAGATCGGGAACCGCAGCATGCTCTATCTGCCTGGGGCTTGCGCCATCGCCTATTGGATATGGGTCAACCGGCGGGAGGCGTTCCTGGGAGGCCCGGTGTTAGGAGCGGCAGTCGGACTCGCCGACTTTTTCGGAGGACAGCTCAAATGGGTGTTTGAGCGAGTCAGGCCATGCCGGGCGTTGACCGACGCCGTTAAAATCGAACCGAGCGGCTGTGGAGGACTGTTCAGTTTTCCGTCGAACCACGCGGCCAACACCGCCGCCATCGCGGGATTCCTGCAAGTCCTCTATCCCAAGTCCGGCTGGGTGACGTGGCCGATCGTGGGACTCATCGGATTCGCCCGCGTGTATGTCGGCGCTCATTATGTGACGGATGTGCTCGGTGGGTGGGTGCTCGGAGGGATGCTCGGCGGAGGAGCGGCGTGGGCACTTCTTCAATGGCCAAGATTCAGAAACAAGCCGGTTTCGGCGGCGACGACAGCAACAATTGAAGACGCTCAAGCACGCTTGTGA
- a CDS encoding AbrB/MazE/SpoVT family DNA-binding domain-containing protein, which produces MKTTAQKWGNSLAIRVPKSVALQVGLKEQDDLEIEVQDGNVILRPHVRRVYHLEDLVKQITPKNVHGEVETGASVGREVW; this is translated from the coding sequence ATGAAAACGACAGCGCAGAAGTGGGGTAACAGTCTGGCGATTCGAGTCCCGAAAAGTGTCGCCCTGCAAGTCGGGCTTAAAGAGCAGGATGACTTGGAAATTGAGGTGCAGGACGGCAACGTCATATTGAGGCCTCATGTCCGGCGTGTGTATCACCTCGAAGATCTCGTCAAACAGATTACTCCGAAGAACGTGCACGGCGAGGTTGAGACAGGCGCCTCGGTCGGCCGCGAGGTCTGGTGA
- a CDS encoding CobW family GTP-binding protein has translation MTFTPVPFYILCGSLGAGKTTLLMRLLEYWKAQGRRTGVLMNEAGSVSIDGPRAGTLAEQVMNLAGGCVCCDTKEDLSWGIAQLVRDHGSDLLILECSGLADPAEVIDAVTDAYTARLAFLERVIALLHPISTEESHSSAYVTTQAIRCADELILNKRDLYVPGHWERFRAGILEQNPYARLWETSHARLDAADLLAPHPSTKPTAPTNVLFGKAPTSSRRRATYHPIATTVPLPGPLNRRRFLAWIKTIPKELERAKGYFRFDNEPELQEFQYALPGQTTITPITLLDEPTPVLVLIGRGYDVERLQTDLLATVEEDAGTP, from the coding sequence ATGACCTTCACTCCTGTCCCCTTCTATATTCTCTGCGGCTCCCTCGGCGCCGGCAAAACCACGCTCTTGATGCGATTGCTCGAGTATTGGAAAGCCCAAGGCCGTCGGACAGGCGTGCTGATGAACGAGGCGGGGTCCGTCAGCATCGACGGCCCTCGCGCCGGAACGCTCGCCGAGCAGGTCATGAATCTGGCCGGAGGCTGTGTCTGTTGCGACACGAAAGAAGATCTTTCCTGGGGCATCGCGCAGCTGGTGCGCGATCATGGGTCAGACCTGTTGATTTTAGAATGTTCGGGGCTGGCCGATCCCGCTGAAGTAATCGATGCGGTGACTGATGCGTACACTGCACGGTTGGCGTTCCTAGAACGGGTGATCGCGCTCTTGCATCCGATCTCAACGGAAGAAAGCCATTCCAGCGCCTATGTGACGACGCAAGCCATTCGCTGCGCCGATGAACTCATCTTGAACAAGCGAGACCTCTATGTTCCAGGCCATTGGGAACGGTTCCGCGCCGGTATCCTGGAACAAAATCCCTATGCCCGTCTGTGGGAAACGTCGCATGCGCGTCTCGACGCCGCAGACCTGTTGGCTCCACATCCCTCCACGAAACCGACAGCTCCTACCAATGTGCTCTTCGGCAAGGCACCCACCTCCTCCCGCCGACGGGCGACCTATCATCCCATCGCCACGACGGTCCCGTTGCCCGGGCCTCTGAATCGCCGGCGTTTTCTCGCCTGGATCAAAACGATCCCCAAAGAACTCGAACGGGCGAAGGGTTATTTCCGATTTGACAACGAGCCGGAGCTGCAAGAATTTCAATATGCCCTGCCGGGACAGACCACGATTACACCGATCACATTGCTGGATGAGCCAACACCGGTGCTGGTGTTGATCGGACGAGGATACGATGTGGAGCGTCTGCAGACTGATCTGTTGGCGACCGTCGAGGAAGACGCGGGAACACCGTAG
- a CDS encoding energy transducer TonB family protein produces the protein MNDRDHRGVKGVLVLLCVLFVTAPAYAAVGDEATHESDHHEDVLELPEVHVHGLPLNKDQQLGPVAKSTPWPGIPASLNGQEIDDWMKARLLVSKHAKVTVVVLEPCKHRELTTSGVTALGKWTFDPQMKGDDPVDGELTVRIHFRTR, from the coding sequence ATGAATGACCGAGACCATAGGGGCGTGAAGGGCGTATTGGTCTTGCTCTGCGTGCTGTTTGTTACGGCACCGGCCTATGCGGCGGTCGGTGATGAGGCCACCCATGAGAGCGATCACCATGAAGATGTGCTTGAGTTGCCGGAGGTGCATGTCCATGGACTGCCTCTCAATAAGGATCAACAATTGGGCCCTGTAGCCAAGTCAACGCCCTGGCCTGGCATTCCGGCTTCGCTCAATGGTCAGGAAATCGATGATTGGATGAAAGCCCGCCTCTTGGTGTCCAAGCACGCGAAGGTGACCGTCGTGGTGCTGGAACCCTGCAAGCATCGTGAACTGACGACCTCCGGAGTCACCGCGCTCGGTAAATGGACGTTCGACCCTCAGATGAAAGGGGACGATCCGGTGGACGGCGAGCTGACGGTCCGGATCCATTTTCGGACCAGATAA
- a CDS encoding ParA family protein — protein MKTLVLANQKGGVGKTAIACQLGYFLVEQLKKRVLIIDLDHQGNTSKNIITSKLANISAVTANQLLTDPVATIEDGNFVVIPSHSDLLKLERREEDHNQFATNLKMFLNEMDDRFDVAIIDTNPNPDIRVLASLVVGDFVLSPIQLNQEAVDGIAALRAQVLKIQSTLNKDLRFIGLLPNLVEPTPFQRANMEQLSAAFASLFIRLDDGRMAAIPSRTAVAEAQAMGAPIWTLQKTSSRDAWMHLKPIFQKVAHTMGVTE, from the coding sequence ATGAAAACGTTGGTTTTAGCAAATCAGAAGGGTGGCGTGGGGAAAACGGCGATTGCCTGTCAACTCGGGTATTTTCTCGTCGAACAGCTCAAGAAACGGGTTTTGATCATTGATTTAGATCATCAGGGGAACACGTCAAAAAACATCATCACGTCAAAGCTGGCAAACATCTCGGCTGTCACGGCCAATCAATTGTTGACCGATCCTGTCGCCACCATTGAGGATGGGAACTTTGTGGTGATTCCGTCTCATAGTGATCTTCTTAAGCTCGAGCGGCGGGAAGAAGATCACAACCAGTTTGCAACGAATCTCAAAATGTTCCTCAATGAAATGGATGACCGGTTTGATGTGGCCATCATCGATACGAATCCGAACCCCGATATCCGCGTGCTCGCGTCCCTCGTGGTGGGTGATTTTGTGCTGTCCCCGATTCAATTGAATCAAGAGGCCGTCGACGGCATTGCCGCGCTACGAGCGCAGGTCCTCAAGATACAAAGCACGTTGAACAAAGATCTTCGATTCATCGGTCTTCTTCCGAATCTAGTGGAGCCCACTCCGTTTCAACGCGCTAATATGGAACAACTCAGCGCGGCCTTTGCGTCGCTGTTCATCAGACTGGATGATGGGCGCATGGCCGCCATTCCCTCGCGCACGGCCGTGGCTGAAGCCCAGGCGATGGGGGCGCCGATTTGGACTTTGCAAAAAACAAGTTCACGCGATGCGTGGATGCATCTCAAACCGATCTTTCAGAAGGTTGCTCATACGATGGGGGTTACAGAATGA
- a CDS encoding response regulator: MSKPRVLLADDHTLVREGFKKLLEEHSEVVGSVEDGRALLEAAKRLRPDIVVLDISMPKLNGLDAARRLRKIVPQARLIFVTVHADSDYVNQAFQAGASGYLLKRSAGSELLQAIQAVASGNYYITSLVAKDLVQSTLTGAAPSMTDPNRLTMRQREILQLVAEGLTLKEIASTLGLSPKTVEYHKSKLMEQLGLHTTAELTKFALTHGLTSASE, encoded by the coding sequence ATGAGCAAGCCTCGTGTGCTCTTGGCGGATGACCACACCTTGGTGCGGGAAGGATTCAAAAAGCTGCTGGAAGAACATAGTGAAGTTGTAGGGTCCGTGGAGGACGGACGGGCGTTGCTGGAGGCGGCGAAACGATTGCGGCCGGACATCGTGGTCTTGGATATCTCGATGCCGAAGCTGAACGGCCTCGACGCGGCGCGCCGTTTGCGAAAGATCGTTCCTCAAGCCCGATTGATTTTTGTCACCGTGCATGCCGACTCAGATTATGTCAATCAAGCCTTTCAGGCCGGCGCATCCGGCTATCTGCTGAAAAGGTCGGCCGGTTCAGAACTGCTCCAGGCGATTCAGGCCGTGGCAAGCGGGAATTACTACATTACGTCCTTGGTCGCCAAAGACTTGGTCCAGTCCACGCTGACAGGCGCGGCGCCGTCCATGACAGACCCGAACCGCCTGACGATGCGACAGCGGGAAATTTTGCAACTGGTGGCCGAAGGACTGACCCTCAAGGAAATCGCCTCGACGCTCGGCCTTTCTCCAAAGACGGTCGAGTATCATAAGTCGAAGCTGATGGAACAGCTTGGCCTCCATACGACGGCTGAACTGACGAAATTCGCCTTGACCCACGGCCTCACGTCCGCATCCGAATAG
- a CDS encoding translation initiation factor: protein MKDKRRLPTDGGPIKWTSPFATLKQAELPPTSPARSVSGQTDMVPAVPKKNRGRVDIIRQTAHRGGKTVTVVTGFVGIGQAEKALLAKRMQKVCGAGGTVKEGKIEIQGDQREAVARILIDAGFRPVFAGG, encoded by the coding sequence ATGAAAGACAAGAGACGCCTTCCCACCGATGGTGGGCCGATCAAGTGGACAAGTCCCTTCGCAACGCTGAAGCAGGCTGAACTGCCGCCGACTTCACCCGCGCGATCTGTTTCCGGCCAAACTGACATGGTACCCGCGGTCCCCAAGAAGAACCGTGGGCGAGTGGACATCATTCGCCAGACAGCGCACCGTGGCGGGAAAACCGTCACAGTGGTCACAGGATTTGTCGGAATCGGCCAGGCGGAGAAAGCACTCCTTGCCAAGCGGATGCAGAAGGTCTGCGGGGCAGGCGGAACGGTCAAAGAGGGGAAGATCGAGATTCAAGGGGATCAGCGCGAGGCGGTCGCCCGCATTCTCATCGATGCAGGGTTTCGCCCGGTCTTCGCTGGAGGGTAA
- a CDS encoding sensor histidine kinase, whose product MPASWNRIKPFAFSLAALMVGLVILHLATDVARSFLSLFPLQTPFEGENPLSAAREEVAAWTPLAMRILSMGLIVLPIWYFLRRHEREEELQRLDQGWAARLRARSEELSAVNNALVSEVSKRIDTEQSLEANRRDLRLLASQLLRLQEEERRRISRDLHDDINQRLALLSIDIEMLEQQLASASVDTVTTVHTIQDRIVELSENVRRLAYQFHPSILDDLGLAIALRRLVDDFQARTGLVARFVGKDIPQHVAQEVVTCLYRVAQEALANISRHARAKNVHVELRRVRDGLQLMISDDGVGFDASRDSGRRGSLGLLSMKERVFLVAGTLDIQSTRGEGTRICAWVPFKQERA is encoded by the coding sequence ATGCCTGCATCGTGGAATCGAATCAAGCCGTTTGCGTTCAGTCTTGCCGCGTTGATGGTGGGATTGGTGATCCTCCATCTGGCCACTGATGTTGCGAGATCTTTTCTGTCGCTGTTTCCTCTCCAGACGCCGTTCGAGGGGGAAAACCCGCTGTCTGCGGCAAGGGAAGAGGTCGCCGCATGGACGCCGTTGGCGATGCGCATCTTGAGCATGGGTTTGATCGTACTGCCCATTTGGTACTTTCTACGACGTCATGAACGGGAAGAGGAACTTCAACGGCTCGATCAAGGCTGGGCGGCGCGTCTGCGCGCGCGCAGCGAAGAGCTGTCGGCCGTCAATAACGCGCTCGTCAGCGAGGTGTCGAAACGAATCGATACCGAACAATCGCTCGAAGCCAACCGGCGGGATCTTCGTCTGCTTGCCTCGCAACTGCTTCGGCTCCAGGAGGAAGAGCGACGGCGGATCTCGCGCGATCTGCATGACGATATCAATCAACGGCTCGCGCTCTTATCGATCGACATCGAAATGCTGGAACAACAGCTCGCGAGCGCGTCGGTCGATACCGTCACAACGGTGCATACGATTCAGGACCGTATCGTCGAGCTTTCCGAAAATGTTCGCCGCCTGGCCTATCAGTTTCACCCATCGATTCTTGACGACCTGGGTTTAGCCATTGCGCTCCGGCGCCTCGTCGATGACTTTCAGGCCCGCACCGGTCTCGTGGCCCGGTTCGTAGGCAAAGACATACCGCAACACGTGGCGCAAGAGGTCGTCACCTGCTTGTACCGCGTCGCGCAAGAAGCTTTGGCGAACATTTCTCGCCATGCCAGGGCAAAGAACGTTCACGTTGAGCTCAGGCGAGTGCGCGACGGGCTCCAGCTGATGATCAGCGATGATGGAGTGGGATTCGACGCGAGTCGCGACAGCGGTCGGCGAGGAAGCCTCGGTTTGTTGAGCATGAAGGAACGCGTGTTCTTGGTCGCCGGAACCTTGGACATACAATCGACACGAGGCGAGGGAACCCGTATCTGTGCCTGGGTGCCGTTCAAACAGGAGCGCGCATGA